The following DNA comes from Halalkaliarchaeum sp. AArc-CO.
TCCAGTCGCTGAAGTTCATCGTCGGCTGTCGCGCGAGAGACATCTGCCTGGTCGGCGATCTCCTGCACCGGCGTTGGTTTGTCCAGCAGTTCCACGACGTGCCGGACGCGCTCGCGACCGCTCGTACTCTCCGTCCACGAGCCCGGATTCGATTCGACCATCTGTAGCTGTCTACAGCCCGCTAACTCAAATAATTTAGTAGTTTTCAAATAATTGAAACAGGAACCGGCTCGAAACACCCGTCGTTTCGTCGAACGGACCGCTGTTTGCGTCACTCGGAATCGCAGAGCTGATTCAATCCGAAGACGACACACTCGAGTCGGAGTCCCAGTAGACCGACGACAGCTCCGTTTCCGTATCCGTCTCCGTCTCGGACTCCTCTTTCCGATACCGTTCTTTGAGTTCCTCGAGGTCGAACTCGTCGATCAGTTCGATCGCCTCCCGGAACCACTGGTACAGCCCCCGCCGGTAGATCCGACGCTGGGTTTCTGCAGACACCGCCGTGTAAACGTTCACCGAACCGCCGTTCGTGAGGTTGCGCTGTGACCGCTCGAGGATCCCCGCCTCGACGAGGTGCGTGAGCTTCGTCGACACCGCGCTCTCGCTTAACCCCACGTCTTCGGCGATCTCCGGAACCGTCGTCGGGCCGCGCTCCATGACGTAAATGCAGACGACGATGGTGTTCCGCGAGAGGCCGAGGACCTCCTCGAGAACGGCTTCGAGATCCGGATCCTGAAGCGGGGTGGAGACGCGGTCGACCCGCGTCATCGGCTCCCCACAACAGACCACACCGTCGGGATCCCGGGAAGCGATCAGTGTCGCGGTACACTCCGAACACTCGTACAGTCTCGGGCGTTCCGTCCCGTTCGTTCCGACGTCGAGGGAGACCATTCTGTATACCGTCGGCCACAACGAGCAAAAGGTTTTCGTGGAGACCTCGTCAGCAGGACGGAGACGGTCGAAAAATCGGTAACGCCGTACGGTTGCAAAAACAGTATCCCGGCCCTCTCGAAACCACGAT
Coding sequences within:
- a CDS encoding helix-turn-helix domain-containing protein; this encodes MVSLDVGTNGTERPRLYECSECTATLIASRDPDGVVCCGEPMTRVDRVSTPLQDPDLEAVLEEVLGLSRNTIVVCIYVMERGPTTVPEIAEDVGLSESAVSTKLTHLVEAGILERSQRNLTNGGSVNVYTAVSAETQRRIYRRGLYQWFREAIELIDEFDLEELKERYRKEESETETDTETELSSVYWDSDSSVSSSD